A section of the Aphis gossypii isolate Hap1 unplaced genomic scaffold, ASM2018417v2 Contig00533, whole genome shotgun sequence genome encodes:
- the LOC126554527 gene encoding zinc finger MYM-type protein 1-like: MELNVRISKNLTIDKEHLAIIEKEKNHWRNVLTRVISIIQYLSKNNDAFRGPSDVLFTKSLRDAAKNSSRASTFFGTVQRIYTIFSASTSRWDIFKKFCSIFTVKQWSETRWESRVNSVKALRFQLPNIIEALEEVSETSNDSIAKSDARSLITEIFQVNIVSKSLQGKDATINILNDMLQRLLAFLKSYRETGFMSAKIIANSLAEEIEVEPAFKKTRLRNKKKNFDYEGNDERINDGEDNFRREYFLLVIDQATSSVEKRFKQIESYKDYFGFLFRIGKLRYVNDDNSKDIDFMELYNELVNFRLIVNEETTPLEALSVVKYSSECFPNIGIALRILLTILVTSACAERIFSKLKLIKTYLRNKLSQENLSGLSIISIKKYIAESLNYDDTINQFAAKKSRKGPANPSAVPAWHIDVNVSK; encoded by the exons ATGGAGTTAAATGTAAGAATATCTAAAAACTTAACAATTGATAAAGAACATCTGGCCATCAttgaaaaggaaaaaaatcacTGGAGAAATGTTCTTACTCgtgtaattagtattattcagtatttatCCAAAAACAATGATGCGTTCAGAGGGCCATCGGATGTCTTATTTACTAAAA gtcTTCGAGACGCAGCTAAAAATTCATCTAGGgcatcaacattttttgggACAGTACAGcgaatatatactattttttctgCATCAACTAGTCGCTgggacattttcaaaaaattttgtagtatttttacagtaaaacAATGGTCGGAAACACGTTGGGAAAGCCGAGTGAATAGTGTTAAAGCTCTACGATTCCAATtaccaaatataatagaagCTCTAGAAGAAGTATCAGAAACATCTAATGACTCAATTGCCAAAAGTGATGCTAGATCCTTAATTACtgaaatat TTCAAGTCAACATAGTCAGTAAGAGTTTACAAGGGAAAGAtgcaacaattaatattttaaatgacatgTTACAAAGGTTATTAGCTTTTTTGAAATCTTACAGAGAAACAGGATTTATGAGTGCTAAAATTATTGCTAATAGTTTGGCGGAAGAAATTGAAGTTGAGCCAGCATTTAAGAAAACCAGACtaagaaataaaaagaaaaattttgattatgaaGGAAACGATGAAAGAATCAATGACGGAGAAGACAATTTTAGACGAGAATATTTCTTACTAGTTATCGATCAAGCAACTAGTTCAGttgaaaaacgttttaaacaaattgaatcatataaagattattttgGGTTTTTATTTCGTATTGGAAAATTACGATATGTAAATGATGACAATTCGAAAGATATTGATTTCATGGAATTGTATAATGAATTGGTCAATTTCAGATTGATAGTTAATGAAGAAACGACACCTCTTGAAGCTTTGTCAGTGGTAAAATATTCTTCAGAATGTTTTCCAAATATTGGTATTGCCCTTAGAATTTTACTGACCATACTAGTAACTTCGGCATGTGCCGAGAGAATCTTTtcgaaattgaaattaataaaaacatatttgagAAACAAGTTAAGTCAAGAAAACCTTTCTGGtctttcaataatttcaataaaaaaatatattgctgaatctttaaattatgatgataCCATAAATCAGTTTGCTGCTAAAAAATCAAGGAAA GGCCCCGCAAATCCTAGCGCCGTCCCTGCATGGCATATAGATGTAAATGTTAGCAAGTAG
- the LOC114132223 gene encoding uncharacterized protein LOC114132223 produces MVNNLIDCNTFFIDSNVYIQIGLDPELLFNCVVCITSNSQCVKMSVELFQSLNTLLNTANFRLPSHLLLKEFKLMSIEEFNGVNILSIKCLQQDQNVQLTKENVKKILQLSDAVEEVIQMKNIYVRSASLLQACKISMFLGKEIPLPKDTKISDVENYLEHIEIKKLKERISVQGTCLIADLKIKSLKQLAKGWLSSSPETEAEVNRPRTRGFVARWLFLDFIRDSLIGGVGGREVCYMIENVGATSSTSDVNLPEIVEQNIVESEIEMVDTTSDVNLSEIVEQNVVESEIQLFNADVNLVKNINKELESFVQTNEKGPICDVNTTSYDWSDPDNWPQLLTNTDKYYKTRPRKSREL; encoded by the exons ATGGTTAATAATCTGATCGATTGTAATACATTCTTTATTGATAGCaatgtttatatacaaattggcTTAGATCCggaacttttatttaattgtgttgTTTGTATTACAAGTAACTCTCAATGCGTGAAAATGAGTGTGGAATTGTTTCAATCCCTAAATACACTTCTTAACACTGCAAACTTTAGACTTCCATCGCACTTACTGTTAAAGGAGTTTAAATTGATGTCAATAGAGGAATTCAACGGTGTCAACATTCTGTCAATCAAATGCTTGCAGCAAGACCAAAATGTGCAGTTAACTAAGGAGAATGTTAAAAAGATTTTACAATTGAGCGATGCCGTGGAAGAAGTTATtcagatgaaaaatatatatgtccGGTCTGCTTCATTGCTTCAGGCTTGTAAGATTTCAATGTTTCTGGGGAAGGAAATACCGTTACCCaaagatacaaaaataagCGATGTTGAGAATTATCTGGAGCACATTGAGATCAAGAAATTGAAAGAACGTATTTCAGTCCAAGGTACTTGCTTAATAGCagatttaaagattaaatCACTCAAACAATTGGCAAAGGGCTGGTTATCTTCTTCACCCGAAACTGAG gctgAAGTCAACAGACCGAGGACAAGAGGATTTGTAGCAC GAtggttatttttagatttcattCGCGACAGCCTTATCGGTGGTGTTGGTGGCCGGGAAGTCTGTTATATG atTGAAAACGTTGGTGCTACATCTAGTACATCGGATGTCAATTTACCAGAAATTgttgaacaaaatattgttgagtCTGAG attGAAATGGTTGATACTACATCTGATGTTAATTTATCAGAAATTGTTGAACAGAATGTTGTTGAGTCTGAG attcaatTGTTCAATGCTGATGTCAATTTAGTGAAGAACATTAATAAAGAACTGGAGAGTTTTGtccaaacaaatgaaaaaggtCCCATTTGTGATGTGAATACAACGTCTTATGATTGGAGTGATCCTGATAATTGGCCTCAGCTGTTAACTAATAcagataagtattataaaactagGCCCCGTAAGAGTAGAGAATTATGA